A genome region from Candidatus Poribacteria bacterium includes the following:
- a CDS encoding tetratricopeptide repeat protein produces the protein MIILLNTALLSFADSEEPFAYYSPENILKFADSLYAQGDYLRAAGEYQRYLFYQPQESAQIHYKIAVCYRFGGKTEQAIQGFEALLRTDPEGQFASRAYYQIGATYFLMDRYEQSAQFLHEALPRITDARQHAEAEQLIGLSYLRQKRWSEAGKFFKALQKSDVMQIREKAEVYHIYAEKGAALPTRSPFLAGTLSTIVPGAGRLYTGRFGDALTTLFTVGLTGWQAYDGFRRDGLSSAKGWTLGTLCGIFYVGNIYGSVISARVYNHHVTDEFLATLLVELPY, from the coding sequence ACCGTTTGCATATTACAGTCCCGAAAATATCCTTAAATTCGCCGATTCTCTGTATGCCCAAGGCGATTACCTTCGTGCTGCAGGTGAGTACCAGCGCTACCTTTTCTATCAGCCCCAAGAAAGCGCGCAAATCCATTATAAAATTGCAGTCTGTTATCGCTTCGGTGGTAAAACCGAGCAAGCGATTCAAGGTTTTGAGGCACTTTTGCGAACCGACCCCGAAGGTCAATTTGCCAGCCGTGCCTACTATCAGATCGGTGCCACCTATTTCCTGATGGATCGGTATGAACAGTCCGCGCAATTTCTCCATGAAGCACTACCACGCATAACGGATGCACGCCAACACGCCGAAGCGGAGCAGCTGATTGGACTCTCTTATCTGAGGCAAAAACGGTGGTCTGAAGCAGGTAAGTTTTTTAAGGCGTTGCAGAAATCAGATGTAATGCAGATCAGAGAAAAAGCAGAAGTGTATCACATTTACGCGGAGAAGGGTGCAGCTTTACCGACCCGCAGCCCATTTTTAGCAGGAACTCTCTCTACAATTGTACCCGGAGCCGGACGACTCTATACCGGTCGCTTTGGAGACGCACTAACCACCCTTTTCACAGTTGGTTTAACAGGTTGGCAGGCTTATGATGGCTTTCGTAGAGACGGGCTTTCATCGGCAAAAGGCTGGACACTCGGCACACTCTGCGGTATCTTCTATGTGGGTAACATCTACGGATCTGTAATTTCAGCCCGCGTTTACAATCACCACGTGACGGACGAGTTCTTGGCAACATTGTTGGTAGAATTGCCGTATTAG